In Panthera uncia isolate 11264 unplaced genomic scaffold, Puncia_PCG_1.0 HiC_scaffold_1841, whole genome shotgun sequence, a single window of DNA contains:
- the LOC125917436 gene encoding bifunctional 3'-phosphoadenosine 5'-phosphosulfate synthase 1-like: MVAGANFYIVGRDPAGMPHPETGKDLYEPTHGAKVLTMAPGLITLEIVPFRVAAYNKKKKRMDYYDSEHHEDFEFISGTRMRKLAREGQKPPEGFMAPKAWTVLMEYYKSLEKA, from the exons ATGGTTGCAGGAGCCAATTTTTACATTGTCGGACGAGACCCCGCTGGCATGCCTCATCCAGAAACAGGGAAGGATCTTTATGAGCCAACTCATGGTGCCAAAGTGCTGACAATGGCCCCTGGGCTCATCACCTTGGAAATAGTTCCCTTTCGAGTTGCAGCctacaacaagaaaaagaagcGTATGGACTACTATGACTCTGAACA ccaTGAAGACTTTGAATTTATCTCAGGAACACGAATGCGCAAACTTGCCCGAGAAGGCCAGAAACCTCCGGAAGGCTTTATGGCTCCCAAAGCCTGGACTGTGCTGATGGAATACTACAAATCCTTGGAGAAAGCTTAA